One segment of Acidobacteriota bacterium DNA contains the following:
- a CDS encoding sigma-70 family RNA polymerase sigma factor produces MTESPPSQVTQLLVNWGNGSQQSLEALIPLVYDELRRQARRYLRRERPDHTLQSTALVHEAYVRLVDQRQVNWHNRSQFFGVAAQLMRRILVDHARGRAAVKRGAGVTKLAIAEEVAALEMRNVDLIALDTSLRELEKMDPQQSRIVELRFFSGLSIEDTAEALGISTATVKRDWALAKAWLYREISGGTAIEA; encoded by the coding sequence TTGACCGAATCGCCGCCAAGCCAGGTGACTCAGCTTCTGGTGAACTGGGGCAACGGCAGCCAGCAGTCACTCGAAGCGTTGATCCCGCTCGTTTACGACGAATTGCGGCGTCAAGCGCGCCGCTATCTCCGGCGTGAGCGTCCCGACCACACTCTGCAAAGCACAGCACTGGTTCACGAAGCCTATGTCCGGCTGGTGGACCAGCGGCAGGTCAACTGGCACAACCGCAGCCAATTTTTTGGCGTTGCCGCGCAGTTGATGCGGCGCATTCTTGTGGATCACGCCCGAGGCCGTGCGGCCGTTAAGCGCGGGGCCGGCGTAACCAAGCTGGCGATTGCCGAAGAGGTGGCAGCGCTCGAGATGCGCAACGTGGACTTGATCGCACTGGACACCAGCCTGCGCGAACTCGAGAAAATGGATCCACAGCAGAGCCGGATCGTTGAGCTTCGCTTCTTCTCCGGCCTGTCCATCGAAGACACAGCCGAGGCTCTCGGTATCTCCACGGCTACAGTCAAGCGCGATTGGGCTCTAGCCAAAGCCTGGCTATATCGTGAGATCAGCGGGGGCACGGCGATTGAGGCCTGA
- a CDS encoding imidazolonepropionase translates to MPKPAGLLLVNIDQLLTLRATSKGPRRRASLSDLGVVEDASVLCIGGKVVSVGTTKDALRDPWLKKNRKKITEIDCAGRVVLPGFVDSHTHPVFMEPRLVDFEKRISGAGYEEIAQAGGGIRSSIEGVRNAAKTALTSKVLAVLGDLAKHGTTTVEAKSGYGLSLESELKSLQVIRAAAKQWPGTVVPTFLGAHVVPPEYRGRSQNYVELVCNEMMPAVAKAKLAQFVDVFCDRGAFSAAESGQIFQAARENKLRVRGHMGQLSETRLEPFLKFGPASLDHMDYVNDADTPALAASNTVATLVPGANYFLGLSRYPDARKFIDSGVAVALATDYNPGTSPTISMSMAMSLACTHMKMSPAEAIAAATINGAFALGLGDRKGSIEPGKDADMSVFDVRNYKEIPYWFGVNRCVQTIIGGAAST, encoded by the coding sequence ATGCCTAAGCCTGCCGGTCTCCTGCTCGTCAACATCGACCAGCTTCTCACCTTGCGAGCGACGAGCAAAGGGCCTCGTCGTCGCGCTTCCCTTTCTGATCTCGGCGTCGTCGAGGATGCTTCGGTCCTCTGCATCGGCGGGAAGGTCGTCTCCGTCGGCACAACCAAAGACGCATTGCGCGATCCATGGCTTAAAAAGAACCGCAAGAAGATCACAGAGATTGACTGTGCCGGCCGTGTCGTCCTTCCTGGCTTTGTCGATTCGCACACCCATCCGGTATTCATGGAGCCGCGCCTGGTAGATTTCGAGAAACGAATCTCCGGCGCCGGTTACGAAGAGATTGCCCAGGCCGGCGGCGGTATTCGCTCCAGCATTGAAGGAGTTCGCAATGCGGCTAAGACAGCACTCACCAGCAAAGTGCTGGCGGTGCTCGGCGATCTGGCGAAACACGGCACAACCACTGTTGAAGCGAAGTCTGGCTATGGATTGAGTCTCGAATCGGAATTGAAATCGCTGCAAGTGATCCGCGCGGCTGCAAAACAGTGGCCGGGCACCGTCGTCCCAACATTTCTGGGAGCGCATGTCGTGCCTCCTGAGTATCGCGGACGCTCACAAAATTACGTTGAACTCGTCTGTAACGAGATGATGCCGGCGGTCGCCAAAGCGAAGCTTGCACAGTTTGTCGATGTCTTTTGTGATCGCGGAGCATTTAGCGCCGCGGAATCCGGACAGATATTCCAGGCTGCACGCGAGAACAAATTACGCGTCCGCGGCCACATGGGTCAGTTGAGCGAGACCAGGCTCGAACCGTTCCTGAAATTTGGCCCCGCGTCTCTCGATCACATGGATTACGTGAACGATGCCGACACGCCCGCGCTTGCCGCCAGCAACACGGTCGCTACGCTCGTGCCGGGTGCGAATTATTTCCTGGGATTGAGCCGCTATCCGGATGCGCGCAAGTTCATCGACTCCGGCGTCGCCGTGGCATTGGCGACGGACTACAACCCGGGGACATCTCCGACCATCAGCATGTCGATGGCGATGTCGCTAGCTTGCACGCATATGAAAATGTCGCCGGCAGAAGCAATTGCAGCGGCGACCATCAACGGCGCGTTTGCCCTCGGCCTGGGCGATCGCAAAGGAAGCATCGAACCGGGCAAGGACGCTGACATGAGCGTCTTCGATGTGAGAAACTATAAGGAGATTCCGTACTGGTTTGGCGTAAACCGGTGCGTGCAGACAATAATCGGTGGAGCGGCCAGCACGTAG
- the hutU gene encoding urocanate hydratase, with translation MPVDTETHQPSTTHIRAPRGTSLSCKGWQQEAAMRMLMNNLDEEVAERPQDLVVYGGTGKAARNWDCYHAIVRSLKALENDDTLLVQSGKPVGVFKTHEYAPRVLIANSNLVGHFSNWDKFNELERAGLMMYGQMTAGSWIYIGSQGIVQGTYETFNAAGDKHFGGDLSGKLIVSGGMGGMGGAQPLAATMTGAAFLGIDVDPDRIKKRLKTGYCDFLVTNLDEALRILKNAIRKKENVSVGLVGNCADVIPELAERGVVPDILTDQTSAHDPLNGYVPNGMTFEAALALRASDTKAYQERSLDAMARHVEGMLRLQKMGAITFDYGNNIRTFAHQRGVTNAYDFPGFVPAYIRPLFCEGRGPFRWAALSGEPSDIAVTDDLVLQLFPENKSLRRWIDLARKRIKFQGLPARICWLGYGERAQFGLAINDLVKKGKIKAPVVIGRDHLDCGSVASPFRETESMKDGSDAIADWPLLNALVNTAAGASWVSIHNGGGVGIGYSLHAGQVTVADGTDMMAQRIERVLTTDPGMGVIRHVDAGYDEAKEFAARRDVKIPMAAS, from the coding sequence ATGCCCGTCGACACCGAGACTCATCAGCCTTCCACGACTCACATCCGTGCCCCTCGCGGCACTTCCCTCTCTTGCAAAGGATGGCAGCAGGAAGCCGCGATGCGGATGCTCATGAACAATCTCGACGAAGAGGTCGCCGAGCGACCGCAGGATCTTGTGGTCTATGGCGGCACGGGCAAGGCGGCACGTAATTGGGATTGCTATCACGCCATTGTCCGCTCGCTGAAAGCCTTGGAGAACGATGATACATTGCTGGTGCAATCCGGCAAACCGGTGGGCGTCTTCAAGACGCACGAGTATGCGCCGCGCGTGCTGATTGCAAATTCCAATCTCGTTGGCCATTTCTCCAACTGGGACAAATTCAACGAACTCGAGCGCGCCGGACTAATGATGTACGGCCAGATGACGGCTGGATCGTGGATCTACATCGGCTCGCAGGGGATCGTGCAGGGCACCTACGAAACTTTCAACGCCGCGGGCGACAAGCATTTCGGCGGCGATCTCAGTGGCAAGTTGATCGTCTCCGGTGGCATGGGCGGCATGGGCGGAGCGCAGCCACTGGCGGCTACCATGACGGGCGCGGCGTTTCTCGGCATCGACGTCGATCCCGATCGCATTAAGAAGCGCTTGAAAACCGGCTATTGCGATTTTCTCGTCACCAATCTGGACGAGGCGTTGCGCATCCTCAAGAATGCGATTCGCAAGAAAGAAAATGTCTCCGTGGGATTGGTCGGCAACTGCGCGGATGTGATTCCAGAACTGGCCGAGCGGGGCGTCGTGCCCGACATTCTCACTGACCAGACTTCCGCGCATGATCCGCTGAACGGTTACGTGCCGAATGGCATGACGTTCGAAGCCGCACTGGCTCTGCGGGCAAGCGATACAAAGGCCTACCAGGAACGGTCGCTCGACGCGATGGCGCGGCATGTCGAAGGCATGTTGCGTCTGCAGAAGATGGGGGCAATCACCTTCGATTATGGAAACAACATCCGCACGTTCGCCCATCAACGGGGCGTGACGAATGCCTATGACTTTCCTGGATTTGTGCCTGCCTACATTCGTCCGCTATTTTGCGAAGGCCGTGGACCGTTTCGCTGGGCAGCGCTCTCCGGCGAGCCATCGGACATCGCGGTCACCGACGATCTGGTTTTGCAGTTGTTTCCGGAAAACAAGAGTCTCCGCCGCTGGATTGATCTCGCCCGCAAGCGCATCAAGTTTCAAGGGCTTCCCGCGCGCATCTGCTGGCTGGGATATGGCGAGCGAGCCCAGTTTGGCCTCGCCATCAATGACCTGGTAAAGAAGGGCAAGATCAAAGCGCCCGTCGTCATTGGACGCGATCATCTCGACTGTGGATCGGTTGCCTCTCCCTTCCGAGAAACAGAAAGCATGAAAGACGGCAGCGATGCCATCGCCGACTGGCCGCTTCTCAATGCTCTTGTGAACACGGCGGCGGGTGCATCGTGGGTTTCGATTCACAATGGCGGCGGCGTGGGCATCGGGTACTCGCTGCATGCTGGACAAGTCACCGTCGCCGATGGGACCGACATGATGGCGCAACGTATCGAACGCGTACTTACCACGGATCCAGGCATGGGAGTGATCCGGCACGTAGATGCTGGCTATGACGAAGCAAAGGAATTTGCTGCCCGGCGCGACGTCAAGATTCCGATGGCGGCATCATGA
- a CDS encoding protein kinase has translation MRPEDWQKIKQIFDAALALSPPQRGAYLDKACSGDTKLRGEVESLLRSHQVADQFLEQPAAEGLAATESGGSRIGSVVGSYRIIEAIGQGGMGVIYRAEDVKLGRSAALKFLPEDMASDRDARARFEREARAASSLNHPNICTVYGVDECDGHLYIAMELLRGQPLSEITQKGRLATDLLLDWGIQIADALDAAHLDGIIHRDIKPSNIFVTDRGQAKILDFGLAKKAPMRHRVSIPIPAAPSDATNPGVAMGTVAYMSPEQARGEDLDARTDLFSFGAVLYEMATGFQAFTGRTTAVVHEAILNRMPPSPRDINTELPPKLAEIIMKALEKDREIRYQTAAELRADMKRMKRDTPSTGVLIAPPAAPLILQEFGGESRGWRENLWKLMVPAAIAVVAATVFFWPPESRPLTEQDSILITDFVNTTGESVFDGALKQALAVKLEESPFLNVVPEEEVQNTLRFMGRPPDERITSALGREICERQNNQAMLTGSIESLGKQYIIGLDATNCRTGRSLAREQVQAADRETVLRVVGSVASQLRRKLGESLASVQKFDTPIEQATTSSLEALKAFSLGDVQRAKGSDMDAIPFYKRAIELDPNFAMAYATLGAVYANVGETALAREITQKAFELRNRVSERERLYISAHYYSDRGQLEKSIAEYLLWEKSYPRDWIPFNNLCSIYGVLGLFDQAVPQGLEALKLQPKDPLPYTSLASVYLGLNRYDEAKKIGERQIANGAEDIAGHNMLYAIAATQNDPDAMRTHAEWAKGKPEEVYLLSFQAQEAVRAGKLLNGRRILQQASELARRNKFDQLNALFAAIEAEWLAELGRHGEARSRAASAAAMDKGISVQTLAADALAISGDTDRAQAVANSLDKNFPLDTLVQGIWLPIARARIQLRRGAPSQAVETLQGASRYELGAQWQNVPLRAIYLRGNAYLQMKAGKDAAAEFRKIIDHRGVDLLSPYGALAYLGLGRALKLTGDESESRRAYQDFLALWKDADPDIPVLQQAKAEYLVSR, from the coding sequence TTGAGGCCTGAGGACTGGCAGAAAATCAAACAGATCTTTGACGCGGCCCTGGCGCTCTCCCCACCCCAGCGCGGTGCCTACCTCGACAAGGCGTGTTCCGGCGACACAAAGCTCCGCGGAGAAGTGGAATCCCTTCTTCGTTCTCACCAGGTGGCCGACCAATTCCTCGAGCAACCGGCTGCCGAGGGCCTGGCTGCGACGGAGTCCGGTGGCTCCAGAATCGGCTCGGTGGTTGGGTCCTATCGCATCATCGAGGCCATTGGCCAGGGCGGCATGGGAGTCATCTACCGTGCGGAAGACGTAAAACTCGGCCGCAGCGCCGCCCTCAAGTTTCTGCCCGAAGACATGGCAAGTGATCGGGACGCGCGGGCGCGATTCGAGCGCGAAGCCCGCGCCGCCTCTTCGCTCAATCATCCCAATATCTGCACGGTTTACGGCGTGGATGAATGCGACGGGCATCTCTACATCGCGATGGAGTTGCTGCGAGGGCAACCGCTGAGCGAGATCACGCAAAAGGGACGGCTGGCCACCGACCTTTTGCTGGATTGGGGTATACAAATCGCGGATGCGCTCGATGCCGCCCATTTGGACGGCATCATTCATCGCGATATCAAGCCCTCCAATATTTTTGTAACCGATCGCGGACAGGCGAAGATTCTTGATTTCGGCTTGGCCAAAAAAGCGCCGATGCGGCATCGCGTGTCAATACCTATCCCCGCTGCGCCTTCTGATGCTACTAATCCGGGCGTGGCAATGGGTACGGTCGCCTATATGTCCCCGGAGCAGGCGCGCGGAGAAGACCTCGACGCACGCACAGATCTTTTCTCGTTTGGCGCGGTGCTCTACGAAATGGCGACGGGCTTTCAGGCTTTCACCGGCAGAACGACCGCTGTCGTGCATGAGGCCATCTTGAATCGCATGCCGCCCTCTCCGCGCGACATCAATACCGAACTGCCTCCCAAGCTGGCTGAGATCATCATGAAGGCTCTGGAAAAAGACCGGGAGATTCGGTATCAAACGGCGGCCGAGTTGCGCGCCGACATGAAACGCATGAAGCGAGACACGCCTTCAACAGGAGTGTTGATCGCACCGCCAGCTGCTCCATTGATCTTGCAGGAATTCGGTGGCGAGTCTCGTGGGTGGAGGGAGAATCTCTGGAAGCTGATGGTACCGGCCGCGATCGCCGTCGTGGCTGCCACCGTATTCTTTTGGCCGCCGGAATCGCGGCCGCTGACGGAACAGGATTCCATCCTCATCACGGACTTCGTGAATACGACAGGTGAGTCGGTTTTTGATGGCGCATTGAAACAGGCGCTGGCAGTCAAGTTGGAAGAGTCGCCGTTCCTCAACGTCGTTCCCGAGGAAGAAGTGCAGAACACGTTGCGCTTCATGGGCCGGCCGCCGGACGAGCGGATTACATCTGCACTCGGCAGAGAAATCTGCGAACGACAGAACAACCAGGCCATGCTGACGGGCTCAATCGAGAGCTTGGGTAAGCAATACATCATCGGACTCGACGCGACCAATTGCCGCACCGGTCGCTCCCTTGCACGCGAACAAGTGCAGGCCGCTGACCGCGAGACAGTGCTGCGCGTTGTAGGATCGGTCGCGTCGCAGCTACGCCGGAAGCTGGGTGAGTCCCTGGCATCGGTGCAGAAGTTCGATACACCGATCGAACAGGCGACGACTTCATCACTGGAAGCGTTGAAGGCCTTTAGCCTCGGCGATGTGCAACGCGCCAAGGGATCCGACATGGATGCCATCCCGTTCTACAAACGGGCCATCGAACTCGACCCTAACTTCGCCATGGCCTACGCGACTTTGGGCGCCGTGTACGCAAATGTCGGAGAGACTGCTCTTGCCCGTGAAATCACGCAGAAAGCATTCGAACTCCGAAATCGCGTGAGCGAGCGTGAACGGCTCTACATCTCGGCCCACTATTACAGCGATCGCGGACAGTTGGAAAAATCGATTGCAGAGTACCTGCTCTGGGAGAAGTCCTATCCGAGGGACTGGATTCCTTTTAACAATCTTTGCAGCATCTATGGAGTCTTGGGTCTGTTCGATCAAGCGGTGCCGCAGGGTCTGGAAGCTTTGAAGCTACAGCCTAAAGATCCTTTGCCTTACACCTCGTTAGCGAGTGTGTACCTGGGCCTGAATCGTTACGACGAAGCCAAGAAGATCGGTGAGCGCCAGATCGCCAATGGAGCGGAGGATATCGCTGGCCACAACATGCTCTATGCCATCGCCGCCACCCAGAACGACCCCGACGCGATGAGGACACACGCGGAGTGGGCGAAGGGTAAGCCGGAGGAAGTGTACCTTCTTTCCTTTCAGGCACAGGAGGCTGTGCGTGCTGGCAAACTGCTCAATGGGCGCCGGATTCTGCAACAGGCGAGCGAACTTGCCCGGCGGAACAAGTTCGATCAGCTCAACGCTCTATTTGCGGCGATCGAGGCAGAGTGGCTTGCGGAACTGGGGCGGCACGGGGAGGCGCGCAGCCGGGCGGCGTCCGCAGCAGCCATGGACAAAGGCATCTCTGTACAAACCCTCGCCGCAGACGCCCTCGCAATATCCGGAGACACGGATCGTGCGCAAGCAGTCGCGAACAGCCTGGACAAGAACTTTCCGTTGGATACGCTGGTACAAGGAATCTGGCTCCCGATTGCGCGGGCGAGGATTCAGCTGCGAAGAGGTGCTCCAAGCCAGGCCGTTGAGACTCTGCAAGGAGCCTCCCGCTACGAATTGGGCGCACAGTGGCAAAATGTGCCCCTGCGTGCAATCTACCTGCGCGGCAACGCCTATCTGCAGATGAAGGCCGGCAAGGACGCGGCTGCTGAGTTCCGAAAAATAATTGACCACAGAGGAGTAGATTTACTCTCGCCTTACGGTGCGCTGGCATATCTGGGCCTGGGCAGAGCGTTGAAGCTTACCGGTGACGAATCCGAAAGCCGCCGCGCGTATCAGGACTTCCTCGCCCTCTGGAAAGATGCAGATCCCGACATTCCCGTGCTCCAGCAAGCCAAGGCGGAATACCTCGTGAGCAGGTAG
- a CDS encoding M1 family metallopeptidase, with the protein MKRFVLLCIVLSSFVSFAQRLPELARPVNYQLTFAPDFEKNIFSGQETIAIQILKPTSEIVLNAAEIDFLSASITTAGTTQEAAVAVDKVKQMATLTVAHTLATGPATIQIHFNGLLNGELRGFYLGKDETGRKYAVTQFESTDARRAFPSFDEPAYKATFDITVIADKKHVALSNAKVLSDTSGPVEGKHTVKFATSAKMSSYLVAIAVGEFEAVEGEADGIPIRVWGTPGKKKLGGFALEGAKSFMHYYDGYFGIKYPFEKLDLIGLPDFEAGAMENTGLITFREALLLLDDKRASIALKRDVADVISHEMAHMWFGDLVTMQWWDDIWLNEGFATWMSPKPVSAWKPEWHVELESVRDTIRSQGVDSLLHTRPIQQAAETPDEIQELFDGIAYGKTAAVLRMLEAYIGPESFRAGVTQYLKQHSYGNATATDFWSTLSKASGKPVDQVMPTFVQQAGLPFVAVHADCNAGTTQVTLHQQRYFFDRELFSRDDSKALWQVPVCLKEDGSPNTSKTCHLLTEKEARFNLPACGNWTLANAGAEGFYRSGYDASNIRGLARDVETGLTPGERIMLLGDVWASVRVGKKPVSDYLALAEGLQNETSRPVLSELLSQLEYIDHYLTSEQDQPQYSAWVRQLLAPSIHRLGFESKSGESEEDKQLRFRVMEVAGGVGHDPEVLAWARKWTSRSLSNTAPLDNTIAETAFALAARDGDSSLYDRLLEKQKLVQTPEDFYIYLDALLAFRDPKLIERNLSRVLSPEVRSQDAAVVISEIMSMPTGGTPAWEFTKRHWDEIAKLSSGSAARVVEATATFCSAEQGAQVSDFFTSHKVASAERGLNQSLEGIRNCADLKSQQAPRLAQWLSNHEIHAGQ; encoded by the coding sequence ATGAAGCGTTTCGTACTGTTGTGTATTGTTTTGTCTTCTTTCGTTTCTTTTGCCCAGCGCTTGCCGGAACTTGCTCGTCCGGTGAACTATCAGCTGACCTTCGCTCCGGACTTCGAGAAGAACATCTTCTCCGGCCAGGAAACGATTGCCATCCAGATTCTGAAACCGACTTCAGAAATCGTCCTCAACGCTGCAGAGATCGACTTCCTCAGCGCCTCGATCACGACCGCCGGCACGACCCAGGAAGCGGCTGTCGCCGTCGATAAAGTCAAACAGATGGCGACGCTCACCGTCGCTCACACGCTCGCAACCGGACCCGCGACCATCCAGATTCACTTCAACGGTTTACTCAACGGCGAGTTGCGCGGCTTCTACCTTGGCAAAGATGAAACGGGACGCAAGTATGCGGTCACGCAATTCGAATCGACCGACGCCCGACGCGCATTCCCTTCCTTCGACGAACCTGCCTACAAGGCTACGTTCGACATCACCGTGATTGCCGACAAGAAACATGTTGCCCTTTCTAACGCAAAGGTCCTGAGTGACACGTCCGGGCCAGTCGAAGGGAAACACACAGTAAAGTTCGCCACTTCAGCCAAGATGTCTTCGTACCTGGTGGCGATTGCGGTCGGCGAGTTTGAGGCCGTGGAAGGCGAAGCAGACGGCATTCCGATTCGCGTGTGGGGCACTCCCGGCAAGAAGAAGCTGGGCGGATTTGCGCTCGAAGGCGCGAAGTCGTTCATGCATTACTACGACGGCTATTTTGGCATCAAGTATCCGTTCGAAAAGCTCGACCTGATCGGCCTCCCGGACTTTGAAGCGGGCGCCATGGAAAATACCGGCCTGATCACATTTCGTGAGGCGCTTCTCCTGCTGGATGACAAGCGGGCATCGATTGCACTGAAGCGCGATGTGGCCGACGTCATTTCTCATGAAATGGCGCACATGTGGTTCGGTGATTTGGTCACCATGCAATGGTGGGACGACATCTGGCTCAACGAAGGCTTCGCCACCTGGATGTCTCCCAAGCCTGTCTCTGCCTGGAAGCCGGAATGGCACGTCGAACTGGAGAGCGTGCGCGATACCATCCGCTCGCAAGGCGTCGATTCCCTGCTACACACGCGTCCGATTCAGCAGGCGGCGGAGACTCCCGATGAAATTCAGGAACTCTTTGACGGCATCGCCTACGGCAAGACTGCCGCCGTGTTGCGCATGTTGGAAGCTTATATCGGTCCAGAGAGCTTTCGCGCCGGAGTCACGCAATACCTGAAGCAACACTCCTACGGCAATGCCACCGCGACGGATTTCTGGAGCACGCTGTCGAAAGCATCTGGCAAGCCCGTGGACCAGGTCATGCCAACTTTCGTGCAACAGGCTGGATTGCCCTTCGTGGCTGTCCACGCGGATTGCAACGCCGGCACAACCCAAGTCACACTTCACCAGCAGCGCTATTTCTTCGACCGCGAACTGTTCAGTCGCGACGACTCCAAAGCGCTTTGGCAAGTGCCGGTATGCCTGAAAGAGGACGGATCTCCGAATACATCGAAGACATGCCATCTCTTGACGGAAAAGGAAGCGCGCTTCAACCTGCCCGCTTGTGGTAACTGGACATTGGCCAATGCGGGCGCCGAGGGCTTTTACCGCTCGGGATACGATGCCTCAAACATTCGCGGACTGGCGCGCGACGTCGAGACAGGACTCACGCCCGGGGAACGGATCATGCTGCTGGGAGATGTCTGGGCTTCAGTTCGAGTCGGCAAGAAGCCTGTGAGCGACTATCTCGCCCTGGCGGAAGGTCTGCAGAACGAAACCAGCCGTCCCGTCCTCAGCGAACTTCTTTCGCAGCTCGAATACATCGACCACTACCTGACCTCGGAACAGGATCAGCCGCAGTATTCTGCGTGGGTGCGGCAGTTGCTGGCGCCGTCCATCCATCGACTCGGCTTCGAATCCAAATCTGGCGAAAGCGAAGAAGATAAACAGTTGCGCTTCCGAGTCATGGAGGTTGCCGGAGGCGTGGGCCACGATCCTGAAGTCTTGGCTTGGGCGCGCAAGTGGACCAGCCGCAGTCTTTCCAACACCGCTCCGCTTGATAACACGATCGCGGAAACGGCGTTTGCCCTCGCCGCGCGAGACGGCGACTCTTCCCTATACGATCGCCTGCTTGAGAAACAGAAACTGGTACAGACTCCGGAAGATTTTTACATTTACTTGGATGCTCTGCTTGCCTTCCGCGATCCGAAACTGATCGAGCGCAATCTAAGTCGTGTACTCTCTCCCGAAGTCCGCAGCCAGGATGCAGCGGTAGTGATCTCGGAAATTATGAGCATGCCGACCGGAGGCACGCCGGCATGGGAATTCACGAAGAGGCATTGGGACGAGATTGCCAAGCTGAGCAGCGGATCCGCTGCCCGCGTGGTTGAGGCGACTGCGACATTCTGCAGCGCCGAACAAGGCGCCCAGGTAAGCGACTTCTTTACCAGCCACAAAGTCGCGAGTGCGGAACGTGGCCTCAACCAGTCACTGGAAGGGATTCGAAACTGTGCAGATCTGAAATCGCAACAAGCTCCACGCCTGGCCCAGTGGCTCAGCAATCATGAGATCCACGCAGGACAATAG